One genomic region from Granulimonas faecalis encodes:
- a CDS encoding ATP-dependent helicase, which translates to MQESAIDIDSLNDAQREAVLTCEGPLLVLAGAGSGKTRVLTHRIAHMVADLGVAPWQVLAITFTNKAAAEMRERLGALLPGGTRGMWVCTFHAMAVRILRDDAELLGYRPNFTIYDDDDSKRLVKAIMADLDIDTKQFPVNMVRSKISAAKNAMVDADEMAAQAADPATQKAARVYAELQRRLMVANAMDFDDLLVNTLLLFERHPEVLARYQRRFVQISVDEYQDTNHVQYLITKRLAELHRNLMVVGDDDQSIYSWRGADIQNILDFEKDYPDARVVKLQQNYRSTGHILAAANAVVANNSHRKPKRLFTDEGDGEPISAYQAADERDEGRWVAAEIERLHAAGTPYDDMAVFYRTNAQSRILEDMFLRAGVPYKIVGGTRFFDRAEIRDVMAYLKLVLNPADDVSARRVVNVPRRGIGATSQDKIAAYAATHGTPFFSAAQACVAEAGLLSPKVRNALAAWTSAVEEARHYEGELSRVVELIVERSGLVAALEAERTPEAEGRIENIREFLLIAQEFDESHDDVVSALESLAELREAGVAGAEAADDPGAVPAPQPVDDDGQGALFAAPDEGAAPAADGGFGAVASSQLPAFMEWLALRSDLDSLSGQTSAITMMTIHSAKGLEFPVVFVCGMEEGLFPNLTHDSDPARLEEERRLAYVAITRARKRLYLTYAATRRTWGATQANPRSRFVNEIPESHIKVTGVGSAGFSGTGWEKRGDRRGTFGSGTGSSVYGGSVFGNQTRSSGTARPAPVRKDPRKAAESFEPGDRVHHKTFGSGTVVAVKGDTLEVRFAKSGQTKKLMKGFAPIVKVQ; encoded by the coding sequence ATGCAAGAAAGCGCCATCGACATCGACTCGCTCAACGACGCCCAGCGCGAGGCGGTCCTCACCTGCGAGGGCCCGCTCCTCGTGCTCGCCGGCGCCGGCTCGGGCAAGACCCGCGTGCTCACGCACCGCATCGCGCACATGGTGGCCGACCTCGGCGTGGCCCCCTGGCAGGTCCTGGCCATCACGTTCACCAACAAGGCCGCCGCGGAGATGCGCGAGCGCCTGGGCGCCCTGCTCCCCGGGGGCACACGCGGCATGTGGGTGTGCACGTTCCACGCCATGGCCGTGCGCATCCTGCGCGACGACGCCGAGCTCCTGGGCTACCGTCCCAACTTCACCATCTACGACGACGACGACTCCAAGCGCCTGGTCAAGGCCATCATGGCCGACCTCGACATCGACACCAAGCAGTTTCCCGTCAACATGGTCCGTTCCAAGATCAGTGCCGCCAAGAACGCCATGGTGGACGCCGACGAGATGGCCGCCCAGGCGGCCGACCCCGCCACCCAGAAGGCGGCCCGGGTCTACGCCGAGCTCCAGCGCCGCCTCATGGTGGCCAACGCCATGGACTTCGACGACCTGCTCGTGAACACGCTCCTCCTGTTCGAGAGGCACCCCGAGGTGCTGGCCCGCTACCAGCGGCGCTTCGTCCAGATCTCGGTGGACGAGTACCAGGACACCAACCATGTGCAGTACCTCATCACCAAGAGGCTGGCCGAGCTCCACCGCAACCTCATGGTGGTGGGCGACGACGACCAGTCCATCTACTCTTGGCGCGGCGCCGACATCCAGAACATCCTGGACTTCGAGAAGGACTACCCCGACGCCCGCGTGGTGAAGCTGCAGCAGAACTACCGTTCCACGGGCCACATCCTGGCCGCGGCCAACGCCGTGGTGGCCAACAACTCCCACCGAAAGCCCAAGCGCCTGTTCACCGACGAGGGCGACGGCGAGCCCATCTCGGCCTACCAGGCCGCCGACGAGCGCGACGAGGGCCGCTGGGTGGCTGCCGAGATCGAGCGCCTGCACGCCGCCGGCACCCCCTACGACGACATGGCGGTCTTCTACCGCACCAACGCCCAGAGCCGCATCCTCGAGGACATGTTCCTGCGTGCCGGCGTGCCCTACAAGATCGTGGGCGGCACGCGCTTCTTCGACCGCGCCGAGATCCGCGACGTCATGGCCTACCTCAAGCTCGTGCTCAACCCGGCCGACGACGTCTCGGCCCGCCGCGTGGTCAACGTGCCCCGCCGCGGCATCGGTGCCACCTCCCAGGACAAGATAGCCGCCTACGCCGCGACCCACGGCACCCCGTTCTTCTCGGCCGCCCAGGCCTGCGTGGCCGAGGCCGGGCTCCTCTCGCCCAAGGTGCGCAACGCCCTGGCGGCCTGGACGAGCGCTGTGGAGGAGGCCCGCCACTACGAGGGCGAGCTCTCCCGCGTGGTGGAGCTCATCGTGGAGCGCTCCGGGCTCGTGGCCGCCCTCGAGGCCGAGCGCACGCCCGAGGCCGAGGGACGAATCGAGAACATCCGCGAGTTCCTGCTCATCGCCCAGGAGTTCGACGAGAGCCACGACGACGTGGTCTCGGCCCTGGAGTCGCTGGCGGAGCTCCGCGAGGCCGGCGTGGCCGGTGCCGAGGCCGCCGACGACCCCGGCGCCGTACCCGCCCCGCAGCCCGTGGACGACGACGGCCAGGGCGCCCTGTTCGCCGCGCCGGACGAGGGCGCCGCGCCCGCGGCCGACGGCGGCTTCGGCGCCGTGGCCTCCTCCCAGCTGCCCGCCTTCATGGAGTGGCTGGCCCTCCGCAGCGACCTCGACAGCCTCTCGGGCCAGACGAGCGCCATCACGATGATGACCATCCACTCCGCCAAGGGCCTGGAGTTCCCCGTGGTGTTCGTCTGCGGCATGGAGGAGGGGCTGTTCCCCAACCTGACGCACGACTCCGACCCGGCCCGCCTGGAGGAGGAGCGCCGCCTGGCCTACGTGGCCATCACCCGGGCCCGCAAGCGCCTCTACCTCACCTATGCCGCCACGCGGCGCACCTGGGGCGCCACCCAGGCCAACCCCCGCAGCCGCTTCGTGAACGAGATCCCCGAGAGCCACATCAAGGTGACCGGCGTGGGTTCGGCGGGCTTCTCGGGCACCGGCTGGGAGAAGCGCGGCGACCGCCGCGGCACCTTCGGCTCCGGCACGGGCTCCTCGGTGTACGGGGGCTCGGTCTTTGGCAACCAGACGCGCTCCTCGGGCACGGCCCGGCCGGCTCCGGTGCGCAAGGATCCCCGCAAAGCCGCCGAGAGCTTCGAGCCGGGCGACCGCGTGCACCACAAGACGTTCGGCTCCGGCACCGTGGTGGCGGTGAAGGGCGACACCCTCGAGGTGCGCTTCGCCAAGAGCGGCCAGACCAAGAAGCTCATGAAGGGCTTCGCCCCCATCGTCAAGGTGCAGTGA
- a CDS encoding mechanosensitive ion channel family protein, with protein MGVGTMTADVATFFKSDLGVLVGKVILVAVMAVVARCVERVLTRMTREGLEKADVPNASIFVNVVRGTVWIIALLMILQPVFGVAPNALITSLGAASIAVSLGLQTTISNLVGGLTLMVTKTIKPGDYITVNGITGQVTDVSWRDTTVRDRLGNAVVVPNSQLNSSAITKIAVRQANMTSLDVTLKAGCDVADACAKIREAADKALGRTADPASATRVVCTATGSDGTKVSVYFDVDPSVTFQAATDAVVRALEGASYLA; from the coding sequence ATGGGTGTCGGGACGATGACGGCCGACGTGGCGACGTTCTTCAAGAGCGACCTCGGCGTGCTGGTGGGCAAGGTCATCCTCGTGGCGGTGATGGCGGTCGTCGCCCGGTGCGTGGAGCGCGTGCTCACCCGCATGACCCGGGAGGGCCTGGAGAAGGCCGACGTCCCCAACGCGTCGATCTTCGTCAACGTCGTGCGCGGGACGGTATGGATCATCGCGCTGCTCATGATCCTGCAGCCGGTCTTCGGCGTCGCCCCCAACGCCCTCATCACGTCCCTCGGCGCCGCCTCCATCGCCGTCTCCCTGGGCCTTCAGACCACCATCTCCAACCTGGTGGGCGGCCTCACGCTCATGGTCACCAAGACCATCAAGCCGGGCGACTACATCACCGTCAACGGCATCACCGGCCAGGTGACCGACGTCAGTTGGCGCGACACCACGGTGCGCGACCGTCTGGGCAACGCCGTGGTGGTGCCAAACTCCCAGCTCAACTCGTCGGCCATCACCAAGATCGCGGTGCGCCAGGCCAACATGACCAGCCTTGACGTCACCCTCAAGGCCGGGTGCGACGTGGCCGACGCCTGTGCCAAGATCCGGGAGGCCGCCGACAAGGCCCTCGGCCGCACCGCCGACCCGGCGAGCGCCACCCGGGTGGTGTGCACCGCCACGGGCAGCGACGGCACCAAGGTGAGCGTCTACTTCGACGTCGACCCGTCGGTGACCTTCCAGGCCGCCACCGACGCCGTGGTCCGTGCCCTCGAAGGGGCGAGCTACCTGGCCTGA
- a CDS encoding nucleoid-associated protein, which translates to MRVNQAILHSYEGKSCVKVFSEAPMDLADDEVKRYVTSQARRALSNLDARRGAFLPDSAFAKEAVAFFRGNADFAPFTAVAAEFLIGQMGQMEETPSFDLLFIDFEGREEETVDGLGEEDIEMMYRSQAPRYLAIVMLESRRAYMHEVGRDELGHTLASIARHHAILPNPSQKVRSFAVVSATGDVRFCDEPRVVAGRSVELLPEALLQCTSEASSKEVVQGVCDLVGAVADEFGANPAAAVARAKAYVSENAETDEVLVPEQLARDVFADAPQMHDRFVEEAAEQNLPDRVSVEPEVARRVAAKHKIRTDTGIDITFPAEYGKNPDFLEFESNLDGTLSIRIKNVGAIENR; encoded by the coding sequence ATGCGCGTCAACCAGGCCATTCTCCACAGCTACGAGGGCAAGTCCTGCGTCAAGGTCTTCTCCGAGGCACCCATGGACCTCGCCGACGACGAGGTCAAGCGCTATGTGACCTCCCAGGCCCGCCGCGCCCTCTCCAACCTGGACGCCCGCCGCGGGGCCTTCCTGCCCGACAGCGCCTTCGCCAAGGAGGCCGTGGCCTTCTTCCGCGGCAACGCCGACTTCGCCCCGTTCACGGCCGTCGCCGCCGAGTTCCTCATCGGCCAGATGGGCCAGATGGAGGAGACCCCCTCGTTCGACCTGCTCTTCATCGACTTCGAGGGCCGCGAGGAGGAGACCGTGGACGGCCTGGGCGAGGAGGACATCGAGATGATGTACCGCTCCCAGGCGCCGCGGTACCTGGCCATCGTGATGTTGGAGAGCCGCCGCGCCTACATGCACGAGGTGGGCCGCGACGAGCTGGGCCACACCCTGGCCTCCATCGCCCGGCATCACGCCATCCTGCCCAACCCCTCCCAGAAGGTGCGGTCGTTCGCCGTGGTGTCGGCCACGGGCGACGTGCGCTTCTGCGACGAGCCCCGGGTGGTGGCCGGCCGCAGCGTGGAGCTGCTGCCCGAGGCCCTGCTCCAGTGCACGAGCGAGGCCTCGAGCAAGGAGGTCGTGCAGGGGGTGTGCGACCTCGTGGGGGCCGTGGCCGACGAGTTCGGCGCCAACCCCGCCGCCGCCGTGGCCCGGGCCAAGGCCTATGTCTCCGAGAACGCCGAGACCGACGAGGTCCTGGTCCCCGAGCAGCTGGCCCGCGACGTCTTCGCCGACGCCCCGCAGATGCACGACCGCTTCGTCGAGGAGGCCGCCGAGCAGAACCTGCCCGACCGTGTGTCGGTGGAGCCCGAGGTGGCCCGCCGCGTGGCCGCCAAGCACAAGATCCGCACCGACACGGGCATCGACATCACGTTCCCGGCCGAGTACGGCAAGAACCCCGACTTCCTGGAGTTCGAGAGCAACCTCGACGGCACGCTGAGCATCCGCATCAAGAACGTGGGGGCCATCGAGAACCGGTAG
- a CDS encoding DegV family protein has translation MNAQKIAVVTDTGTNVPADFAEAHDIRQIPLQINYTEGSFRSGVDITAEEVIERFSTEIPTTSLPSPASIRETLEQARADGYEKAVVVTISSGLSATNQTCHLVAKQMEDFPVAVVDTRSIGVAAGMTVMDCALMVEAGVDFDLLEERLNAEAEQTWVLFSLDELSFLRHGGRISEATYRLGSALNIKPIFECDEEGRYRTVKKCRGRERALKATVDLIAERARLYKDVVLACASATGDDPMPERYVALLQEKVGNACGLIRSRLSPDLLVHTGPTLIGMAVQPAMPEMAEWMAARA, from the coding sequence ATGAACGCCCAGAAGATAGCCGTCGTGACCGACACCGGCACCAACGTGCCAGCGGACTTCGCCGAAGCGCACGACATCAGACAGATCCCCCTCCAGATCAACTACACCGAGGGCAGCTTCCGCTCCGGCGTGGACATCACGGCCGAGGAGGTGATCGAGCGGTTCTCCACCGAGATCCCCACCACCTCGCTGCCGAGCCCCGCCTCCATCAGGGAGACCTTGGAGCAGGCCAGAGCCGACGGCTACGAGAAGGCCGTCGTCGTGACCATCTCCTCGGGGCTCTCGGCCACCAACCAGACCTGCCACCTCGTGGCCAAGCAGATGGAGGACTTCCCCGTGGCCGTGGTGGACACCAGGTCCATCGGCGTGGCCGCCGGCATGACCGTCATGGACTGCGCCCTCATGGTCGAGGCCGGCGTGGACTTCGACCTGCTGGAGGAGCGCCTCAACGCCGAGGCCGAGCAGACGTGGGTGCTCTTCTCGCTCGACGAGCTCTCGTTCCTGCGCCACGGCGGTCGCATCTCCGAGGCCACCTACCGCCTGGGCTCCGCCCTCAACATCAAGCCGATCTTCGAGTGCGACGAGGAGGGCAGGTACCGCACGGTCAAGAAGTGCCGCGGCCGCGAGCGTGCCCTCAAGGCCACGGTGGACCTCATCGCCGAGCGCGCGAGGCTCTACAAGGACGTGGTGCTGGCCTGCGCCTCCGCCACCGGCGACGACCCGATGCCCGAGCGCTACGTGGCCCTGCTCCAGGAGAAGGTGGGCAACGCCTGCGGGCTCATCCGCTCCAGGCTCTCGCCGGACCTGCTGGTGCACACCGGCCCCACGCTCATCGGCATGGCGGTGCAGCCGGCGATGCCCGAGATGGCGGAGTGGATGGCGGCCCGGGCGTAG
- the nhaA gene encoding Na+/H+ antiporter NhaA, translated as MAQNQHVDGGEKPIVIISEPKVRERRRKRLRRQKLTSNGTVAAAVMVFAALVAVVVANTPAYEAVHHFLMEPLTLGVGPLVGTLSVEVFVNDFLMAVFFLLVGIELKYEMTVGELKNPRQAALPMLAAVGGVVVPALIYVAFNVGGPGIGGWAIPMATDIAFALGVMSLLGDRVAPATKVFFSTLAIADDILAIVVIALFYGHAPSIPWLAASLACVLVLALLNYARVYTARSYVVVGLALWFCMFNSGIHATLAGVVLALFLPCTSDIRLTALRPWLESKSRELDNAYDGDLDVLGQHGFTRIASGVERVMHRVTPPLQRMEHAITVPVNFVILPIFAFVNAQVRLIGVDPMAIVSDPVTLGSFFGALVGKPVGIILVTWVLVKVGFARLPRGVDWHQVTGVGIMGGLGFTMSILISGLAFTEPAEVLAAKCAILSCSVVAAVVGCVYMMATGRKGRASSEG; from the coding sequence ATGGCACAGAACCAGCACGTCGACGGTGGGGAGAAGCCCATCGTCATCATCTCGGAGCCCAAGGTCAGGGAGCGCCGCAGGAAGCGCCTCCGCCGCCAGAAGCTGACGTCCAACGGCACCGTGGCCGCGGCGGTCATGGTCTTCGCGGCCCTCGTGGCCGTCGTGGTGGCCAACACCCCGGCCTACGAGGCGGTGCACCACTTCCTCATGGAGCCCCTCACGCTGGGCGTGGGTCCCCTCGTGGGCACCCTCTCGGTGGAGGTGTTCGTCAACGACTTCCTCATGGCCGTCTTCTTCCTGCTCGTGGGCATAGAGCTCAAGTACGAGATGACCGTCGGCGAGCTCAAGAACCCGCGCCAGGCCGCCCTGCCCATGCTGGCGGCTGTGGGCGGCGTGGTCGTGCCCGCCCTCATCTACGTCGCCTTCAACGTGGGCGGCCCCGGCATCGGCGGCTGGGCCATCCCCATGGCCACCGACATCGCCTTCGCCCTGGGCGTCATGAGCCTGCTGGGAGATCGCGTGGCCCCCGCCACCAAGGTCTTCTTCTCCACCCTGGCCATCGCCGACGACATCCTCGCCATCGTGGTCATCGCCCTGTTCTACGGCCACGCCCCGTCCATCCCCTGGCTCGCGGCCTCCCTGGCCTGCGTCCTGGTCCTCGCGCTGCTCAACTACGCCCGCGTCTACACCGCGCGCAGCTACGTGGTGGTGGGCCTGGCCCTGTGGTTCTGCATGTTCAACTCGGGCATCCACGCCACGCTCGCCGGCGTGGTGCTGGCGCTGTTCCTGCCCTGCACGAGCGACATCCGCCTCACGGCCCTGCGCCCCTGGCTCGAGTCCAAGAGCCGCGAGCTCGACAACGCCTACGACGGCGACCTGGACGTCCTCGGCCAGCACGGGTTCACCCGCATCGCCTCGGGCGTCGAGCGCGTCATGCACCGTGTGACCCCGCCGCTCCAGCGCATGGAGCACGCCATCACGGTGCCGGTGAACTTCGTCATCCTGCCGATTTTCGCCTTCGTGAACGCCCAGGTGCGCCTCATCGGCGTCGATCCCATGGCCATCGTCTCCGACCCGGTGACCCTCGGCTCGTTCTTCGGCGCCCTCGTGGGCAAGCCGGTGGGCATCATCCTCGTCACCTGGGTGCTGGTGAAGGTGGGCTTCGCCCGGCTGCCCCGCGGCGTCGACTGGCACCAGGTCACCGGCGTGGGCATCATGGGCGGCCTCGGCTTCACCATGTCCATCCTCATCTCGGGCCTGGCCTTCACCGAGCCCGCCGAGGTGCTGGCGGCCAAGTGCGCAATCCTGTCGTGCTCGGTGGTCGCCGCCGTCGTGGGCTGCGTCTACATGATGGCCACGGGCCGCAAGGGGAGGGCGTCGTCCGAGGGGTGA
- a CDS encoding aminotransferase class I/II-fold pyridoxal phosphate-dependent enzyme codes for MDNVYLALDDAALAAEVDRLQADVDALAAKGLSLDMARGKPSREQVDLSRSMLDALDSGSCLEDQGQDAANYGVPDGLPSARALMASLMGVPASQVVVAGSSSLNLMFDCVAHGFVRGVRGAKPQCAQGPLRFLCPAPGYDRHFAVTEHFGFENVPVPMTPEGPDMDVVEGLVADPSVKGIWCVPKYQNPCGITYSDETVRRMAALRPAAPDFRVYWDNAYAVHNLYDEGDELLNIFDVLAGEGRDALVYEFASTSKVTFPGSGIAAVAASPADIADLKGSFAVERVCPDKMSQLMHVRSFPDVDAVRAHMARLAEVLRPRFELVERRLSEGLGETGCATWTTPRGGYFVSFEGPEGSASRIVELCRRTGVTLTGAGATWPGDDPRDSNIRIAPSYPTLEELDAALEVFCACARLVSAQLAAEARGLR; via the coding sequence ATGGACAACGTGTACCTCGCACTGGACGACGCGGCCCTCGCCGCGGAGGTCGACCGCCTGCAGGCCGACGTCGACGCCCTGGCCGCCAAGGGGCTCTCCTTGGACATGGCCCGCGGCAAGCCCTCGCGCGAGCAGGTGGACCTCTCCCGGTCCATGCTCGACGCCCTCGACTCCGGTTCCTGCCTGGAGGACCAGGGCCAGGACGCCGCCAACTACGGCGTGCCCGACGGCCTTCCCTCGGCCCGCGCCCTCATGGCCTCCCTCATGGGCGTCCCGGCGTCCCAGGTGGTCGTGGCGGGGTCCTCCTCGCTCAACCTCATGTTCGACTGCGTGGCCCACGGCTTCGTCCGCGGCGTCCGCGGCGCCAAGCCCCAGTGTGCCCAGGGTCCGCTGCGCTTCCTCTGCCCGGCCCCGGGCTACGACCGGCACTTTGCCGTCACCGAGCACTTCGGCTTCGAGAACGTGCCCGTGCCCATGACGCCGGAGGGCCCCGACATGGACGTCGTGGAGGGGCTCGTGGCCGACCCGTCGGTCAAGGGCATCTGGTGCGTGCCCAAGTACCAGAATCCCTGCGGCATCACCTACTCCGACGAGACCGTGCGCCGCATGGCGGCCCTTCGCCCCGCCGCACCCGACTTCCGCGTGTACTGGGACAACGCCTACGCGGTCCACAACCTCTACGACGAGGGCGACGAGCTGCTGAACATCTTCGACGTGCTGGCCGGGGAGGGCCGGGATGCGCTCGTCTACGAGTTCGCCTCCACCAGCAAGGTGACGTTCCCCGGCTCCGGCATCGCCGCCGTGGCCGCCAGCCCGGCCGACATCGCCGACCTCAAGGGCTCCTTCGCCGTGGAGCGCGTGTGCCCCGACAAGATGTCCCAGCTCATGCACGTGCGCTCCTTCCCCGACGTCGACGCCGTGCGCGCCCACATGGCCCGGCTGGCCGAGGTCCTGCGCCCGCGCTTCGAGCTCGTGGAGCGGCGCCTCTCCGAGGGCCTCGGCGAGACCGGCTGCGCCACGTGGACCACGCCCCGCGGCGGCTACTTCGTCTCCTTCGAGGGCCCCGAGGGCTCGGCCTCGCGCATCGTGGAGCTCTGCCGTCGGACCGGTGTGACCCTCACCGGTGCCGGCGCCACCTGGCCCGGCGACGATCCCAGGGACTCCAACATCCGCATCGCTCCCAGCTACCCCACGCTGGAGGAGCTCGACGCCGCCCTCGAGGTCTTCTGCGCCTGCGCCCGCCTTGTGAGCGCACAGCTGGCCGCCGAGGCCCGCGGACTTCGTTGA
- a CDS encoding tetratricopeptide repeat protein, which yields MAGSKKGRKKPTGKEVAVVVVSVIMVVSILLPSFSQIFASQPTTSSAPTSFDGAASKYRPEVDSAKEAVDRDGGDKAAQLKLAQAYYQWGIYAESYAGNDDEQSEAKELLDQARQAFGAYLNLEGSLESDEARNAAVDRALCDYYAGDTAACIESLKSVADETNYAPAWANLGMMYQNQGSTQDAMDAYQHGIDADPDGAAGVKSYCEQMLSSLKGSAASESGGAEALSQKLDTTQPSS from the coding sequence GTGGCCGGTTCCAAGAAGGGCCGTAAGAAGCCCACGGGCAAGGAGGTCGCCGTCGTCGTGGTGTCGGTGATCATGGTCGTGTCCATCCTGCTGCCCTCCTTCTCCCAGATATTCGCGTCCCAGCCCACCACCTCGTCAGCACCCACGTCCTTCGACGGGGCGGCCTCCAAGTACCGGCCCGAGGTGGACAGCGCCAAGGAGGCCGTGGACCGCGACGGCGGCGACAAGGCCGCCCAGCTCAAGCTCGCCCAGGCCTACTACCAGTGGGGCATCTACGCTGAGTCCTACGCCGGCAACGACGACGAGCAGTCCGAGGCCAAGGAGCTCCTCGACCAGGCCCGGCAGGCCTTCGGCGCCTACCTGAACCTCGAGGGCTCCCTCGAGAGCGACGAGGCCAGGAACGCCGCCGTGGACCGCGCCCTGTGTGACTACTACGCCGGGGACACCGCGGCTTGTATCGAAAGCCTTAAATCCGTTGCGGACGAGACCAATTACGCGCCCGCGTGGGCCAACCTCGGTATGATGTATCAGAATCAGGGAAGCACCCAGGACGCCATGGACGCCTACCAGCACGGCATCGACGCGGATCCCGACGGCGCCGCGGGCGTCAAGAGCTACTGCGAGCAGATGCTCTCGAGCCTCAAGGGCTCGGCCGCCAGCGAGTCCGGCGGCGCCGAGGCGCTCTCCCAGAAGTTGGACACGACCCAGCCCTCCTCGTGA
- a CDS encoding STAS domain-containing protein: MSLSVKTEKTGSHVDVVILGEVDVSCAPDLTEALASVLEDDVATIDVDMAQVPYIDSTGIGVLVAAAHRAQDAGSELTVSRPQPNVLRVLTLLGVGSEFNVNEA, from the coding sequence ATGTCTCTCTCTGTGAAGACCGAAAAGACGGGATCCCACGTCGACGTCGTCATCCTCGGCGAGGTGGACGTCTCCTGCGCCCCCGACCTCACCGAGGCCCTGGCCAGCGTCCTGGAGGACGACGTCGCCACCATCGACGTCGACATGGCTCAGGTGCCCTACATCGACTCAACCGGCATCGGCGTGCTCGTGGCCGCCGCGCACCGCGCCCAAGACGCGGGCTCCGAGCTCACCGTGAGCCGCCCCCAGCCCAACGTCCTGCGCGTCCTCACGCTCCTCGGCGTGGGCTCCGAGTTCAACGTCAACGAGGCCTAG
- a CDS encoding Sec-independent protein translocase subunit TatA/TatB produces the protein MFGIGDTEFVLIVIFAFLLFGPDKLPGMGRTIGRGLRQFREAQDSVTKVVQSEVIDPMTKAASAGADGVKAKVATDEDADIEAADLTRRSAETFAERKARLAAEKAARDGAAAGGAAAAANDAADAPAVPASAEEPESEAAPASEPGANPRSAASLYGLAPKAPAADPSTAAPEDPAPAGAADPAAGEEGGSRA, from the coding sequence TTGTTTGGCATCGGAGACACCGAGTTCGTCCTCATCGTCATCTTCGCGTTCCTGCTCTTCGGGCCCGACAAGCTGCCGGGCATGGGGCGCACCATCGGCCGCGGCCTCAGGCAGTTCCGCGAGGCACAGGACTCGGTCACCAAGGTGGTCCAGTCCGAGGTCATCGATCCCATGACCAAGGCGGCCTCCGCCGGTGCCGACGGCGTCAAGGCCAAGGTGGCCACCGACGAGGACGCCGACATCGAGGCGGCCGACCTCACCCGGCGGAGCGCCGAGACCTTCGCCGAGCGCAAGGCGCGCCTGGCCGCCGAGAAGGCCGCCCGCGACGGGGCCGCGGCCGGCGGCGCCGCCGCGGCCGCGAACGACGCGGCCGATGCGCCCGCCGTTCCCGCGTCGGCCGAGGAGCCCGAGTCCGAGGCGGCTCCCGCCTCCGAGCCCGGGGCCAACCCCCGCAGCGCCGCCTCCCTCTACGGCCTCGCGCCCAAGGCGCCCGCGGCCGATCCCAGTACCGCCGCCCCCGAGGACCCGGCACCCGCCGGGGCCGCAGACCCCGCAGCCGGAGAGGAGGGAGGGAGCCGCGCCTAG